The Candidatus Palauibacter australiensis nucleotide sequence TGGCTCGGCGCCCCCCGGTCCCCTGCTGCGCATCCGCGGGAGCGCGGGGTCGCTGGCGTGGTCGCCGGACGGGGACCGGCTCGCCTTCGTCAGCAACCGTGGAGATCACGCGTTCGTCGGCGTCTTCTCGCTGGACGAGGGGGAGGTCCGCTATCTCGATCCGAGCCTGGACCGCGACGGCAGCCCCACGTGGTCGCCGGACGGGACGGCCATCGCGTTCATCCGCGTCCCGAACGAGGGCGCACAACTGCCCTTCACGCCGCTCCGCAGCGCCCTGCCGTGGTCGATCCGGGCGGTGGATCCCGCCACGGGGCAGGCTCGCGATGTGTGGCGGGCTCCTCCCGGCCGCGGGAGCGCCTTCCAAGGCATGACCGGGCCGTCCCTGATCTGGCTCGCGTCGGACCGGCTCGTATTCCCATGGGAACGCGAGGGCTGGCATCACCTGTACTCGGTTGCCGTCGCGGGAGGTCCCGCAACGCACCTCACGCCGGGCGCGTTCGAGGTCGAGTCCGTGCTCCCGTCGCCGGATGGAGAGTCCGTCTATTACGCCTCGAACGCGGGCGATATCGATCGCCGGCACATCTGGCGGGTCGCCGGCGAGGGTGAGCCCGAGGCGCTGACGTCGGGAAACGGTATCGAGTGGAACCCCGCGGTCACTCCCGACGGGGTGCTCGCATACCTGGCCGCCGACGGTCGTACGCCGGCCCATGCCGAGGTGGACGCGGGGGGAGAGCGGCGTCCGTTGGTCGACGGATTCATGCCCGACGCCTTCCCGTTCGAAAGCCTCGTGGAGCCGCAGCAGGTGACGTTCGAGTCCGAGGATGGGGTCCTGATCCACGGGCAACTCTTCCTTCCGCCCCTCTCCGTGGAGGGGGGACGCCACCCGGCGGCGGTCTTCTTCCACGGCGGATCCCGACGGCAGATGCTCCTCGGCTGGCACTACATGCGGTACTACCACAACGCGTACGCCTTCAACCAGTACCTGGCGAGCCGCGGCTATGTCGTCCTCTCCGTGAACTATCGCAGCGGAACGGGCTACGGGCTGGAGTTCAGGGAGGCGCTAAACTACGGGGCCCGCGGCGCCAGCGAGTACCGTGACGTCGTCGCGGCGGCCCGCTTCCTCGCGGAACGGGATGACGTGGACGCCACCCGGATCGGACTGTGGGGTGGCTCCTACGGCGGCTACCTCACGGCGCTCGGCCTCGCGCGGAATTCGGATCTCTTCGCCGCGGGCGTCGACGTTCACGGCGTCCACGACTGGAACATGGTCATCCGGAACTTCGTGCCGTCCTACCAGCCGGAGACGCGCGAGGCCTTCGCCCGGCTCGCCTTCGAGTCCTCGCCGATGGCGTGGATCGACGGCTGGCGTTCGCCGGTGTTGCTGATCCACGGCGACGACGACCGCAACGTGCCGTTCTCGGAATCCGTGGATCTCATCGAGTCGCTTCGGAAGCGGGGCGTCGAGGTCGAGCAACTCGTCTTCCCCGACGAGGTCCACGGCTTCCTCCTGCACCGGAATTGGGTCACCGCCTTCGAGCGGTCGGCCGAATTCATGGACGCGCACCTGCGACGGGCGCCGGCCACGGGAGGCGCGAAGCCGTGACCCCCCGCATCGCGGGACGACTTGCGCTCGTTACGGGAGCCAGTTCGGGGATCGGCGAGGCCATCGCCCGCCGCCTGGCCGATGACGGCGCGAACCTCGTCTTGTGGGCGCGCCGGGAGGAGCGGCTGGCTCGCCTCGCGGAAGAGATCGCGGCGCGGAGCCGGGTCACCGTGGACACCGGCGTCGTCGACATCCGTGACCCGGAGGCGGTCCGTGGCGAGGCAGAGCGGCTCATCGCCGCACGCGGCGCCCCCGACATCCTCGTCAACAACGCCGGTCTCGCCTCGGGCATGGCGCTCGTCCACAACGCTGATGTGGCAGACTGGGACCGGATGATCGACACGAACGTGAAGGGGCTCCTCTACGTGACGCGCGCCTTCCTTCACGCGATGGTCGAGCGCGACTCGGGGCAGGTC carries:
- a CDS encoding prolyl oligopeptidase family serine peptidase — its product is MSPPVAASRGRMWAAGILGLLAPLAPATVAAQNPYSVEDILAAPFATDLIAAPTGAAFAWIRYDRGARNIWIAEGPEYVGRQLTNWTEDDGQDLSQLRFTPDGRQILFVRGGGPNRSGEIPNPRSEPEPATQMVWVAGLDGASRPLAEGSAPTIAPDGRTIAFLNRGQIFTLTLDGSAPPGPLLRIRGSAGSLAWSPDGDRLAFVSNRGDHAFVGVFSLDEGEVRYLDPSLDRDGSPTWSPDGTAIAFIRVPNEGAQLPFTPLRSALPWSIRAVDPATGQARDVWRAPPGRGSAFQGMTGPSLIWLASDRLVFPWEREGWHHLYSVAVAGGPATHLTPGAFEVESVLPSPDGESVYYASNAGDIDRRHIWRVAGEGEPEALTSGNGIEWNPAVTPDGVLAYLAADGRTPAHAEVDAGGERRPLVDGFMPDAFPFESLVEPQQVTFESEDGVLIHGQLFLPPLSVEGGRHPAAVFFHGGSRRQMLLGWHYMRYYHNAYAFNQYLASRGYVVLSVNYRSGTGYGLEFREALNYGARGASEYRDVVAAARFLAERDDVDATRIGLWGGSYGGYLTALGLARNSDLFAAGVDVHGVHDWNMVIRNFVPSYQPETREAFARLAFESSPMAWIDGWRSPVLLIHGDDDRNVPFSESVDLIESLRKRGVEVEQLVFPDEVHGFLLHRNWVTAFERSAEFMDAHLRRAPATGGAKP
- a CDS encoding SDR family NAD(P)-dependent oxidoreductase, producing MTPRIAGRLALVTGASSGIGEAIARRLADDGANLVLWARREERLARLAEEIAARSRVTVDTGVVDIRDPEAVRGEAERLIAARGAPDILVNNAGLASGMALVHNADVADWDRMIDTNVKGLLYVTRAFLHAMVERDSGQVVNIGSITGRQVYPGGSVYAATKYAVQAITEGTNLDVLGTGVRVSGVHPGLVETEFSLVRFKGDEDRARAVYEGVEPLTGADVADVVSYVVNAPPQVNLADVVVFGKSQGSVHHFHRAGE